The Brenneria rubrifaciens genome has a window encoding:
- the glmS gene encoding glutamine--fructose-6-phosphate transaminase (isomerizing): MCGIVGAVAQRDIAEILLEGLRRLEYRGYDSAGLAVVNSEGQVSRLRRLGKVQMLAQAAEKHELAGGTGIAHTRWATHGEPSEENAHPHVSEHIIIVHNGIIENHEPLRELMIERGYRFVSETDTEVVAHLVHFEQKQGGSLVEVVKRVIPQLRGAYGMVVLDSRDPGVLVAARSGSPLVIGRGMGENFIASDQLALLPVTRRFMFLEEGDVAEITRRDIRVFDKSGQIAVREEIESKVNYDAGDKGAYRHYMQKEIYEQPMAIKNTLEGRFSHGEINLSELGPKADELLAKVQHVQIIACGTSYNSGMVSRYWFEALAGVPCDVEIASEFRYRKPAIRQNSLMITLSQSGETADTLAALRLSKELGYLGSLAICNVAGSSLVRESDLSLMTKAGVEIGVASTKAFTTQLTVLLMLVARIGHLRGMDAQVEQDIVHGLQALPARIEQMLSQDKLIESLAEGFSDKHHALFLGRGDQYPIAMEGALKLKEISYIHAEAYAAGELKHGPLALIDADMPVVVVAPNNELLEKLKSNIEEVRARGGELYVFADEDAGFISSENMKIIPLPHIEEVIAPIFYTVPLQLLSYHVALIKGTDVDQPRNLAKSVTVE, from the coding sequence ATGTGTGGAATTGTAGGCGCGGTCGCGCAACGTGATATCGCAGAAATCCTGTTAGAAGGTTTACGCCGTCTTGAATACCGAGGCTATGACTCGGCGGGTCTTGCTGTGGTTAACAGTGAAGGGCAGGTTTCCCGCCTGCGTCGTTTGGGTAAAGTGCAGATGCTGGCTCAGGCCGCCGAGAAACATGAGCTGGCTGGCGGCACCGGTATCGCTCATACTCGCTGGGCAACGCACGGTGAACCCTCTGAGGAGAATGCACACCCGCATGTTTCTGAACACATTATCATTGTCCACAACGGGATTATTGAAAACCACGAACCGCTACGTGAGCTGATGATTGAACGCGGCTACCGCTTTGTGTCGGAAACGGATACCGAAGTGGTTGCTCATCTGGTTCATTTTGAACAAAAGCAGGGCGGTTCGCTGGTGGAGGTGGTTAAGCGCGTGATCCCTCAACTGCGCGGGGCTTACGGTATGGTGGTGCTGGATAGCCGTGATCCGGGCGTGCTGGTTGCCGCGCGTTCAGGGAGTCCGCTGGTTATCGGGCGCGGTATGGGGGAAAACTTCATTGCTTCCGACCAACTGGCGCTGTTGCCGGTTACTCGCCGCTTTATGTTCCTGGAAGAAGGGGACGTGGCTGAAATCACCCGTCGCGACATTCGCGTATTTGATAAATCCGGTCAGATTGCTGTGCGCGAAGAAATTGAATCGAAGGTGAATTATGATGCCGGTGACAAAGGCGCTTACCGTCATTACATGCAGAAAGAGATTTACGAACAGCCGATGGCGATTAAGAACACCCTTGAAGGGCGTTTTAGCCACGGTGAGATCAATCTTTCTGAATTAGGCCCGAAAGCGGATGAACTGCTGGCGAAAGTGCAGCATGTTCAGATCATCGCCTGCGGCACCTCCTACAATTCCGGTATGGTTTCCCGCTACTGGTTTGAAGCGTTGGCGGGAGTTCCTTGTGATGTGGAAATCGCTTCCGAGTTCCGCTATCGCAAACCGGCGATACGACAGAATAGCCTGATGATTACCTTGTCTCAGTCCGGTGAAACGGCGGATACGCTGGCGGCGCTGCGTTTGTCCAAAGAACTGGGATATCTGGGCTCACTGGCCATTTGTAACGTTGCGGGGTCGTCGCTGGTGCGTGAGTCCGATTTGTCGCTGATGACCAAAGCCGGTGTGGAAATTGGCGTGGCTTCTACCAAGGCATTCACCACTCAGCTTACGGTTCTGCTGATGCTGGTGGCCCGTATTGGTCATCTGCGTGGTATGGATGCGCAGGTTGAACAGGATATCGTACACGGTTTGCAGGCATTACCGGCCCGAATCGAACAGATGCTGTCGCAGGATAAGCTCATTGAGTCTCTGGCGGAAGGTTTCTCTGATAAGCATCATGCACTGTTTCTGGGGCGCGGCGATCAGTATCCGATTGCCATGGAAGGGGCGCTGAAACTGAAAGAGATCTCCTATATCCATGCCGAAGCTTATGCGGCGGGTGAACTAAAGCACGGGCCGCTGGCGTTGATCGATGCGGATATGCCGGTGGTGGTGGTGGCGCCTAATAATGAGCTGCTGGAAAAACTGAAATCCAATATTGAAGAAGTCCGGGCACGCGGCGGCGAGCTGTATGTGTTCGCTGATGAAGATGCTGGTTTCATCAGTAGCGAGAATATGAAAATTATCCCTCTGCCGCATATTGAAGAGGTGATCGCACCGATTTTCTATACCGTTCCGCTACAGTTACTGTCTTACCATGTTGCGCTGATCAAAGGTACGGACGTCGATCAACCGCGTAATCTGGCGAAGTCGGTCACGGTGGAATAA
- the pstS gene encoding phosphate ABC transporter substrate-binding protein PstS — protein sequence MKLMRTTIASIVAASFSLTAVSAFAAANLTGAGATFPAPVYSKWADSYQKETGNKVNYQGIGSSGGVKQIIAKTVDFGASDAPLSDDKLAKDGLFQFPTVIGGVVLAVNIPGIKSGDLTLDGKTLGDIYLGKIKKWNDPAITKLNPNAKLPDQDIAVVRRADGSGTSFVFTSYLAKVNAEWKEKIGSGSTVNWPTGLGGKGNDGIAAFVQRLPGSIGYVEYAYAKQNNLAYTKLVSADGGVVSPTGANFSNAAKGADWSRTFAQDLTNQKGADAWPISSTTFILIQKEQAKAEQGTEVLKFFDWAYNKGGEQATALDYATLPKEVVEQIRAAWKTQIKDSSGKALY from the coding sequence ATGAAACTGATGCGTACCACTATTGCCAGTATCGTTGCAGCAAGTTTTTCACTGACGGCGGTTTCCGCTTTTGCTGCCGCCAACCTCACCGGCGCCGGTGCGACATTTCCCGCGCCAGTTTATTCCAAATGGGCTGACTCCTATCAAAAAGAAACTGGCAATAAAGTCAACTATCAAGGGATTGGATCTTCAGGCGGTGTAAAACAAATTATTGCTAAAACCGTCGACTTCGGCGCTTCTGACGCACCGCTGTCTGATGATAAACTGGCAAAAGATGGTTTATTCCAGTTCCCGACCGTTATCGGTGGCGTGGTGCTGGCGGTAAACATTCCGGGTATTAAATCAGGTGATTTGACGCTGGATGGCAAAACGCTGGGTGATATCTACCTGGGAAAAATCAAAAAATGGAACGATCCCGCCATTACCAAACTGAATCCGAATGCTAAACTGCCGGATCAGGATATTGCGGTGGTGCGTCGTGCGGATGGTTCCGGTACGTCTTTCGTTTTCACCAGCTATCTGGCTAAAGTGAATGCGGAATGGAAAGAAAAAATCGGTTCTGGCTCTACCGTTAACTGGCCGACCGGTCTGGGCGGTAAAGGAAACGATGGTATTGCGGCGTTCGTACAGCGTCTGCCTGGTTCAATCGGCTATGTCGAATATGCTTACGCCAAGCAGAACAATCTGGCTTACACCAAACTGGTTTCTGCGGATGGCGGCGTTGTCAGCCCGACCGGCGCCAATTTTAGTAATGCCGCGAAGGGCGCTGACTGGAGCAGAACTTTTGCTCAGGATCTGACGAATCAGAAAGGCGCGGATGCCTGGCCTATTAGCTCTACCACCTTCATTCTTATACAGAAAGAGCAGGCCAAAGCAGAGCAGGGTACTGAAGTATTGAAGTTCTTCGACTGGGCTTACAACAAAGGCGGCGAGCAAGCTACAGCGCTGGATTACGCCACGCTGCCTAAAGAAGTGGTTGAGCAAATTCGTGCCGCATGGAAAACTCAGATAAAAGACAGTAGCGGTAAAGCGTTATATTAA
- the pstC gene encoding phosphate ABC transporter permease PstC, with translation MAEYKPAIKAPGKHGDIIFGALVKLAALITLMLLGGIIVSLIVASWPSIEKFGFAFLWTKEWDAPAEQFGALVPIYGTVVTSLIALIIAIPISFGIALFLTELAPNWLKRPLGVAIELLAAIPSIVYGMWGLFIFAPLFAEYFQQPVGNVLSGIPFVGALFSGPAFGIGILAAGVILAIMIIPYIAAVMRDVFEQTPVMMKESAYGIGCTTWEVIWHIVLPYTKNGVIGGIMLGLGRALGETMAVTFIIGNTYQLDSASLYMPGNSITSALANEFAEAESGLHTAALMELGLILFVITFIVLACSKLMIMRLTRNEGAP, from the coding sequence ATGGCTGAGTACAAGCCGGCGATTAAGGCTCCGGGGAAACACGGCGATATCATTTTTGGTGCGCTGGTGAAACTGGCTGCGTTGATCACGCTGATGTTGTTAGGGGGCATTATTGTTTCCCTGATTGTGGCGTCCTGGCCCAGCATTGAAAAGTTTGGTTTTGCTTTTCTATGGACGAAAGAATGGGATGCGCCTGCCGAGCAATTCGGGGCTTTGGTACCGATCTACGGCACGGTTGTTACCTCATTGATTGCGCTGATTATCGCGATACCTATCAGTTTCGGGATCGCACTGTTTCTGACCGAGCTGGCACCCAACTGGCTGAAGCGTCCATTGGGCGTTGCCATTGAATTGCTGGCTGCGATCCCGAGTATTGTTTACGGCATGTGGGGCTTGTTCATTTTCGCCCCGCTGTTTGCCGAATATTTCCAACAGCCGGTGGGTAATGTGCTATCGGGCATTCCGTTTGTGGGCGCGCTTTTCTCAGGACCCGCCTTTGGAATCGGTATTCTGGCGGCTGGCGTGATTCTGGCCATCATGATTATTCCCTACATCGCCGCCGTTATGCGCGACGTGTTTGAACAAACCCCGGTGATGATGAAAGAGTCCGCATACGGTATTGGTTGCACCACCTGGGAAGTGATTTGGCACATTGTCCTGCCTTATACCAAAAATGGCGTGATTGGCGGCATTATGCTGGGGTTGGGGCGTGCGCTGGGCGAAACCATGGCTGTGACCTTCATTATCGGCAATACCTACCAGTTGGATAGCGCGTCGCTGTATATGCCGGGCAACAGTATTACGTCGGCGTTAGCCAATGAGTTTGCCGAGGCCGAGTCCGGCCTGCATACCGCAGCGCTGATGGAGCTGGGGCTGATTCTATTTGTGATTACCTTTATTGTTCTGGCGTGTTCAAAACTGATGATTATGCGTCTGACAAGAAATGAGGGGGCACCTTGA
- the glmU gene encoding bifunctional UDP-N-acetylglucosamine diphosphorylase/glucosamine-1-phosphate N-acetyltransferase GlmU, translating to MSNSAMSVVILAAGKGTRMYSELPKVLHPLAGKPMVQHVIDTALTTGAQHVHLVYGHGGDLLKRELSDPALNWVLQAEQLGTGHAMQQAAPFFADDEDILMLYGDVPLISPQTLNRLLQAKPQGGIGLLTVRLDNPSGYGRIVRENDVVVGIVEHKDASEEQRQINEINTGILVANGKDLKRWLSQLKNHNAQGEYYVTDIIAMAAAEGHRVETVHPDRLSEVEGVNNHLQLSTLERVYQREQADKLLLAGVTLLDPFRFDLRGTLTHGRDVMIDVNVVLEGNVKLGSRVKIGAGCVIKNCVIGDDCEISPYSVLEDAVLAAQCTVGPFARLRPGAELAEGAHVGNFVELKKARLGEGSKAGHLSYLGDAEVGAGVNIGAGTITCNYDGANKHKTIIGDDVFVGSDTQLVAPVKIANGVTIGAGTTVTQDVAENELVISRVRQQHITGWQRPVKKK from the coding sequence ATGTCGAACAGCGCTATGAGTGTGGTTATCCTTGCTGCCGGTAAAGGAACCCGCATGTATTCCGAACTTCCCAAAGTTTTGCACCCATTAGCGGGTAAACCTATGGTGCAGCATGTCATTGACACCGCACTAACTACAGGCGCACAGCATGTTCATTTGGTTTACGGGCACGGTGGCGATTTGTTGAAGCGCGAACTGTCCGATCCGGCATTGAACTGGGTGTTGCAGGCGGAACAACTGGGCACGGGTCATGCCATGCAGCAGGCCGCGCCATTTTTTGCCGATGATGAAGATATTCTGATGTTGTACGGAGATGTGCCGCTGATTTCCCCGCAAACGCTGAACCGGTTGTTACAGGCGAAACCGCAAGGGGGAATTGGCTTGCTGACCGTGAGGCTGGACAACCCCTCAGGTTATGGCCGTATCGTGCGTGAGAATGATGTGGTTGTGGGGATCGTCGAGCATAAAGATGCCAGCGAAGAACAGCGCCAGATTAATGAAATCAATACCGGCATTCTGGTGGCGAACGGCAAGGATTTGAAACGCTGGTTAAGTCAGCTAAAAAATCACAATGCTCAGGGTGAATATTACGTTACCGATATCATTGCAATGGCGGCGGCAGAAGGTCACCGCGTCGAAACCGTTCACCCCGATCGCCTGAGTGAAGTGGAAGGCGTGAATAATCACCTGCAACTTTCGACGTTGGAACGTGTTTATCAACGTGAGCAAGCGGATAAACTGTTGCTGGCTGGCGTTACGTTGCTTGATCCTTTTCGTTTTGATCTGCGTGGAACGTTGACTCACGGTCGTGATGTTATGATTGATGTCAATGTGGTGTTGGAAGGTAACGTCAAGCTGGGTAGCCGGGTTAAAATCGGGGCAGGTTGCGTAATTAAAAATTGTGTTATTGGTGATGATTGCGAAATCAGCCCATACTCAGTGCTGGAAGATGCGGTGTTGGCGGCGCAATGTACCGTTGGACCCTTTGCCCGTTTGCGTCCGGGCGCGGAGCTGGCTGAAGGCGCTCACGTCGGGAATTTTGTAGAACTGAAAAAAGCGCGGCTGGGCGAAGGATCAAAAGCTGGCCATCTTAGCTATCTGGGTGATGCGGAGGTCGGGGCTGGTGTTAATATTGGTGCCGGAACCATTACCTGTAACTATGATGGCGCCAATAAACATAAAACAATCATTGGTGATGATGTGTTTGTCGGTTCCGATACTCAACTGGTGGCGCCGGTTAAGATCGCCAATGGCGTGACGATTGGTGCAGGTACAACCGTCACGCAGGACGTGGCGGAAAACGAGTTGGTTATCAGCCGGGTGAGACAGCAGCACATTACTGGCTGGCAGCGGCCTGTGAAGAAAAAATAA